A genomic stretch from Setaria viridis chromosome 1, Setaria_viridis_v4.0, whole genome shotgun sequence includes:
- the LOC117845822 gene encoding AT-hook motif nuclear-localized protein 20 translates to MANRWWTGPLNLPEQPSGSSAPKTEPPAVKDPELSPAGGAPAADHADETNESGGGEPREGAVVAAPNRRPRGRPPGSKNKPKPPIFVTRDSPNALRSHVMEVAGGADVADAIAQFSRRRQRGVCVLSGAGTVANVALRQPSAPGAVVALHGRFEILSLTGTFLPGPAPPGSTGLTVYLAGGQGQVVGGSVVGSLIAAGPVMVIASTFANATYERLPLDEEEEGPAPPMPDPLMGGGHGIADPSALPMFNLPPSNGQLGGSDGGFPWAAHPRPPY, encoded by the coding sequence ATGGCGAACCGGTGGTGGACCGGCCCCTTGAACCTGCCGGAGCAGCCGTCCGGCTCGTCGGCCCCCAAGACCGAGCCCCCGGCCGTCAAAGACCCGGAGCTCAGCCCTGCAGgaggcgcgccggcggccgaccACGCTGACGAGACCAACGaatccggcggcggggagccgcGCGAGGGCGCCGTGGTGGCGGCGCCCAACCggcgcccccgcggccgcccgcCGGGGTCCAAGAACAAGCCCAAGCCTCCCATCTTCGTGACGCGCGACAGCCCCAACGCGCTGCGCAGCCACGTGATggaggtggcgggcggcgccgacGTGGCCGACGCCATCGCGCAGTTctcgcgccgccggcagcgcggcGTCTGCGTGCTCAGCGGCGCCGGGACGGTGGCGAACGTGGCGCTGCGCCAGCCGTCGGcgcccggcgccgtcgtcgcgctCCACGGGCGCTTCGAGATCCTCTCGCTCACCGGCACCTTCCTCCcgggccccgcgccgccggggtCCACGGGGCTCACCGTGTACCTGGCCGGCGGGCAGGGGCAGGTGGTTGGCGGCAGCGTCGTGGGGTCGCTCATCGCCGCCGGGCCGGTCATGGTGATCGCGTCCACGTTCGCCAACGCCACCTACGAGCGCCTGCCgctcgacgaggaggaggaaggcccggcgccgccgatgCCCGACCCGCTCAtgggcggcggccacggcatCGCCGACCCGTCGGCGCTGCCCATGTTCAACTTGCCGCCGAGCAACGGGCAGCTcggcgggagcgacggcggcTTCCCATGGGCGGCGCACCCAAGGCCACCGTACTGA
- the LOC117841610 gene encoding ethylene receptor 3, with the protein MLWPRFRCPSRRHFPPISMRRLLLLVLAAAPAAATAGEMGYTHCACDGGGGGGGGGFWSLDNIFKWQKVSDLLIAAAYFSIPLELLYFVAGLRHLLPFRWVLVQFGAFIVLCGLTHLLAAFTYEPHPFMVVLLLTAAKFLTALVSFLTAITLLTLIPQLLRVKVRESLLWIKAHELDREVVLMKRQEEASWHVRMLTQEIRRSLDRHTVLYTTLIELSRVLALNNCAVWMPSEDKSGMCLTHELRRGSDGEAIVSADDADVLKVKGSDGVKLLPPESVLGSASGGGKEGTGTVAAIRMPMLKVADFKGGTPEVIQTSYAVLVLVPPSDRNWAPHELEIVEVVADQVAVALSHASLLEESQAMRDRLAEQNRELLQARRDTLMANEARDAFQRVMSQGMRKPIHSILGLVSVVQEEGLTSEQKLVIDTMARTATVVSTLINDVMEMSAVNQERFPLETRPFHLHSMIRDAACVARCLCDFRGFGFTVHIENTLPDLVIGDERRIFHVLLHMVGNLIGRINAGNVTFRVRADDEAMEDQRWDPWRPSYSGGHSSVKFVIGVKRQESADSSSSLAQFLRKPSTEGFDLRLSFSMCRKLVQMMQGNIWAILDGQGLPESMTLVLRFQLQPSLSGSSLRGSFDLQYPSPSSQIAGLKVLLIDDDDINLVVARKLLEKLGCTVSSLPSGSGFMNSVGPTSTLFQLVVVNLEITAVNPLDVASRIRQYRSTQWPLVMTMTSEHNVWEKCAQSGINGVLKKPLVLQEIKDELTRILQNT; encoded by the exons ATGCTCTGGCCAAGATTCAGATGCCCATCCAGACGCCATTTTCCCCCCATCTCCatgcgccgcctcctgctcctggtgctcgccgccgcgcccgccgccgccaccgccggcgaaaTGGGGTACACGCATTGCGCctgcgacggcggaggcggcggcggcggcggcggattctGGAGCCTGGACAACATCTTCAAGTGGCAGAAGGTCAGCGACCTGCTCATCGCCGCGGCCTACTTCTCCATCCCCCTCGAGCTCCTCTACTtcgtcgccggcctccgccaCCTGCTCCCGTTCCGGTGGGTGCTGGTCCAGTTCGGCGCCTTCATCGTGCTCTGCGGCCTCACCCACCTGCTGGCGGCCTTCACCTACGAGCCCCACCCGTTCATGGTCgtgctgctcctcactgccgccAAGTTCCTCACGGCGCTCGTCTCCTTCCTCACCGCCATCACGCTGCTCACGCTCATCCCGCAGCTGCTGCGCGTCAAGGTCCGCGAGAGCCTGCTCTGGATCAAGGCCCACGAGCTCGACCGCGAGGTGGTGCTTATGAAGCGCCAGGAGGAGGCGAGCTGGCACGTTCGCATGCTCACCCAGGAgatccgccgctccctcgaccGCCACACCGTGCTCTACACCACGCTTATCGAGCTCTCGAGGGTGCTCGCCCTCAACAACTGTGCCGTCTGGATGCCCTCCGAGGACAAGTCCGGAATGTGCCTCACCCACGAGCTCCGCCGGGGCAGCGACGGCGAAGCCATCGTCAGCGCCGACGACGCGGACGTCCTCAAGGTCAAGGGAAGCGATGGCGTCAAATTGCTGCCGCCGGAGTCGGTCCTTGGgtcggccagcggcggcggcaaggagggGACCGGCACGGTGGCTGCGATTCGGATGCCGATGCTCAAGGTTGCTGACTTCAAGGGTGGAACGCCGGAGGTGATCCAGACGAGCTATGCCGTGTTAGTTTTGGTGCCGCCCAGTGACAGGAACTGGGCACCGCACGAGCTGGAGATCGTCGAGGTGGTCGCCGATCAGGTGGCCGTCGCGCTCTCGCACGCCTCGCTGCTCGAGGAGTCGCAAGCAATGCGCGACAGGCTGGCCGAGCAGAACCGCGAGCTGCTGCAGGCGAGGCGGGACACCCTCATGGCGAATGAGGCCAGGGACGCGTTCCAGCGCGTCATGAGCCAGGGGATGAGGAAGCCCATCCACTCCATCCTGGGACTGGTGTCCGTGGTGCAGGAGGAGGGCCTAACGTCCGAGCAGAAGCTCGTCATCGACACTATGGCGCGGACAGCTACCGTTGTCTCGACGCTCATCAACGATGTCATGGAGATGTCCGCTGTCAACCAGGAGCGCTTCCCGCTGGAGACACGGCCATTCCACCTGCACTCCATGATCAGGGATGCCGCCTGCGTGGCGAGGTGTCTCTGTGACTTCAGGGGGTTTGGTTTCACGGTGCACATCGAGAATACGCTGCCAGACCTTGTCATTGGCGACGAGCGACGGATTTTCCATGTCTTGCTGCACATGGTTGGCAATTTGATTGGTCGGATCAATGCTGGGAATGTCACGTTCCGGGTGCGTGCTGATGATGAGGCGATGGAGGACCAGAGGTGGGATCCATGGAGGCCAAGCTACTCCGGTGGGCACTCGTCGGTTAAGTTTGTGATTGGGGTGAAGAGGCAGGAGAGTGCTGACTCATCAAGCTCGCTTGCACAGTTCTTGCGGAAGCCAAGCACTGAGGGGTTTGATCTCAGGCTCAGCTTCAGCATGTGCAGGAAGCTTGTGCAG ATGATGCAAGGAAACATCTGGGCAATTCTTGACGGCCAAGGTCTCCCAGAGAGCATGACCCTGGTCCTGAGATTCCAGCTGCAACCATCGCTCTCGGGCTCCAGCCTCAGAGGATCATTTGATCTTCAGTACCCATCGCCATCAAGCCAAATCGCAGGCCTGAAGGTTCTGCTCATCGATGATGACGACATCAACCTAGTCGTGGCTCGTAAGCTTCTGGAGAAGCTTGGCTGCACTGTGTCCTCACTCCCCTCAGGTTCAGGGTTCATGAACTCCGTCGGGCCCACCTCTACCTTGTTCCAGCTCGTTGTGGTCAACCTGGAGATAACAGCAGTAAATCCCTTGGATGTTGCCTCGAGGATCAGGCAGTACAGGAGCACGCAGTGGCCTTTGGTCATGACGATGACATCAGAGCATAACGTGTGGGAGAAGTGCGCCCAGTCAGGGATCAACGGCGTCCTGAAGAAGCCACTTGTTCTGCAGGAAATAAAAGATGAGCTGACACGAATCCTTCAGAACACATGA
- the LOC117841488 gene encoding uncharacterized protein: protein MDLSQETNKDEGARTSSPSGEADDDKEELMQKQQRAGSGDEDDEGTRQPYKCTFCRRGFPTAQALGGHMNVHRRHRGRPAAPAAAAQGSSSSCYEQQPYVYSTTRTMPVLAAFGQTHPAASGASMAAGGGLLHAAELQRPYELRLFGRDCAAGGRGKEGGAGDVHRDRCYARDGDGGDHGGGEELDLELRLGGAAGS from the coding sequence ATGGATTTGAGTCAAGAAACCAACAAGGACGAGGGCGCAAGGACGTCGTCCCCGAGCGGTGAGGCTGACGACGACAAGGAGGAGCTGATGCAGAAGCAGCAgcgcgccggcagcggcgacgaggacgacgagggaACAAGGCAGCCGTACAAGTGCACCTTCTGCAGGAGGGGGTTCCCGACGGCGCAGGCGCTCGGCGGCCACATGAACGTCCACCGTAGGCACAGGGGGAGgccagcagcgccggcggcagcggcgcaaggAAGCAGCAGCAGTTGCTACGAGCAGCAGCCGTACGTATACTCCACGACGAGGACGATGCCCGTGTTGGCGGCGTTCGGCCAAACGCatccggcggcgagcggggcatccatggcggccggcgggggcttGTTGCACGCGGCGGAACTGCAGCGGCCGTACGAGCTGCGCCTGTTCGGCCGTGACTGCGCCGCCGGCGGTCGCGGCAAGGAAGGTGGCGCCGGAGACGTCCACCGAGATCGCTGCTACGCGAGAGACGGGGACGGTGGCGATCATGGCGGAGGGGAGGAGCTGGACTTGGAGCTCAGGCTTGGCGGCGCAGCTGGATCATGA